The following proteins are co-located in the Pseudomonas sp. ATCC 13867 genome:
- a CDS encoding DUF748 domain-containing protein, with protein MPKGLKRAIGALLLLFLFYCLLGFLILPGVALRVVNQQLALYANVPARLERIELNPFSLELTLWGLHLGQDGEEQVRFQRLYANLEIDSLWKRHLHLANVELDAPHTELLFAENGTLNLTQLFKLPPSQPAPPQEEPSQPFPLRIDNIRLADGSLHFLDRRPSEPVEFLFDPMGFELNNLSTLPEDGARMTLVATGPNGGKLDWQGDLSLVPLTSKGSLSLQGVPLKAWWPYVRDNAPLNLESGTLGVSSDYRLDLSQGTQLLLDKAAVNLRELSLKSPDGKPLANLASLDVTDTQLDLAKREVMVGQIRSQGLEAWAAREKDGQLDWQKLFANFRPYKRPQEPASQAETPPAGSAESSASEPAVTATPEKPQENTAQAPGQASPAATPNTPAPTATPTTPTEPAPAGEPEKAWHVVLRDTQLRGYKAHLADRAPAKPVALEIGPMDLDLQNLDSQLTSPLQLKLKTGLGQRGQIEASGQVNLSPVNAKLKVVTRDIDLRVAQSYIDPFIRLELRSGFLASDLNVDLKSTEPLAFGIDGSAQVTQLHTLDTLKDRDFVKWTKLTLDGLAYRHGDSLAIQSVSLEEPYARFIINEDRTTNVSELIIPQPASPSAGKSSGESAGGGKPMGIRIGGVKVNNGSANFADLTLRPDFATAIQQLSGEIGTLDNRKPQPATVDIKGKVDKYAPVTIKGSLNPFSPLEKLDIATSFKRVELTTLTPYSGKFAGYRIRKGRLNLDLHYQITQGKLKAENKVLVEHLQLGEKVDSPDAVDLPVKLAVALLKDANGNIDIQLPVEGDLNNPQFSVMPIVWQTLRNLVVRAVQAPFKFIAGLAGGEGPDLSNVVFTPGSSELNSTAQANLDKLADALKQRPALKLEVEGVSAASSDGPLLAKKRLQEEFRKNYYSMLQRRGDKVPSDASKLEVPEDLQPALLEGIYRTRLKKQPPDEWKELGKDERTAKLEQAVLASWSDSQLLLRKLGQERATQIKDYLVSKGGLSDDRVYLIDVSLGEAENGGNVATQLHLDSE; from the coding sequence CGAGTTGACCCTGTGGGGACTGCACCTGGGCCAAGACGGCGAAGAGCAGGTTCGCTTCCAGCGCCTGTACGCCAACCTCGAGATCGACAGCCTGTGGAAGCGTCATCTGCATCTCGCCAACGTCGAGCTGGATGCGCCGCACACCGAGTTGCTGTTCGCCGAGAACGGCACCTTGAACCTGACCCAGCTGTTCAAACTGCCGCCGAGCCAGCCTGCGCCGCCGCAGGAAGAGCCCAGCCAGCCCTTCCCGCTGCGGATCGACAACATCCGCCTGGCCGACGGCAGCCTGCACTTCCTGGACCGCCGGCCGAGCGAACCGGTGGAATTTCTGTTCGACCCGATGGGCTTCGAGCTGAACAACCTCAGTACGCTGCCTGAAGACGGCGCCAGGATGACGCTCGTCGCCACTGGCCCGAACGGTGGCAAGCTCGACTGGCAAGGCGACCTGAGCCTGGTGCCGCTGACCTCCAAGGGCAGCCTCTCGCTCCAGGGCGTCCCCCTCAAGGCGTGGTGGCCCTACGTGCGGGACAACGCACCGCTGAACCTGGAAAGCGGTACCCTCGGCGTGTCCTCCGACTACCGCCTGGACCTCTCCCAGGGTACTCAACTGCTGCTCGACAAGGCTGCCGTGAACCTGCGCGAACTCAGCCTGAAGTCGCCAGACGGCAAGCCGCTGGCCAACCTGGCCAGCCTGGACGTCACCGACACCCAGCTGGACCTGGCCAAGCGCGAAGTCATGGTCGGCCAGATTCGCAGCCAGGGCCTGGAAGCCTGGGCGGCGCGGGAAAAGGACGGGCAACTGGACTGGCAGAAACTGTTCGCCAACTTCCGCCCCTACAAGCGCCCGCAGGAGCCTGCGTCCCAGGCCGAAACGCCGCCAGCCGGGAGCGCCGAATCGTCCGCAAGCGAACCGGCGGTTACCGCCACCCCGGAGAAACCGCAAGAAAACACCGCCCAGGCGCCCGGACAGGCCTCCCCGGCAGCCACGCCAAACACCCCGGCTCCGACGGCTACCCCCACCACGCCCACTGAGCCGGCTCCTGCCGGCGAACCGGAAAAAGCCTGGCACGTGGTCCTGCGCGATACCCAATTGCGCGGCTACAAGGCCCACCTGGCCGATCGCGCCCCGGCCAAACCGGTCGCGCTGGAAATCGGCCCGATGGACCTGGACCTGCAGAACCTCGACAGCCAGCTCACCTCGCCCCTGCAGCTCAAGCTCAAGACCGGCCTCGGCCAACGCGGGCAGATCGAGGCCAGCGGCCAGGTCAACCTCAGCCCGGTCAATGCCAAGCTGAAAGTCGTCACCCGCGACATCGACCTGCGCGTCGCCCAGTCCTACATCGATCCGTTCATTCGCCTGGAACTGCGCAGCGGCTTCCTCGCCAGCGACCTGAACGTCGACCTGAAGAGTACCGAACCGCTGGCCTTCGGCATCGACGGCAGCGCCCAGGTCACCCAGTTGCACACCCTGGACACCCTCAAGGACCGCGACTTCGTCAAATGGACCAAGCTCACGCTGGACGGCCTGGCCTACCGCCACGGTGACAGCCTGGCAATCCAGAGCGTTTCGCTCGAAGAGCCCTACGCCCGCTTCATCATCAACGAAGACCGCACCACCAACGTCAGCGAGCTGATCATCCCGCAGCCCGCCTCGCCCTCGGCCGGCAAATCCAGCGGCGAAAGCGCGGGAGGCGGAAAACCGATGGGCATTCGCATCGGCGGCGTGAAAGTGAACAACGGCTCGGCCAATTTCGCCGACCTGACGCTGCGTCCGGACTTCGCCACCGCCATCCAGCAGTTGAGCGGGGAAATCGGCACTCTCGACAACCGCAAGCCGCAGCCGGCCACGGTGGACATCAAGGGCAAGGTCGACAAGTACGCGCCGGTCACCATCAAGGGCAGCCTGAATCCCTTCTCGCCGCTGGAGAAGCTGGACATCGCCACCAGCTTCAAACGCGTCGAGCTGACGACCCTGACGCCCTACTCCGGCAAGTTCGCCGGCTACCGGATCCGCAAGGGCCGGCTGAACCTGGACCTGCATTACCAGATTACCCAGGGCAAACTCAAAGCCGAGAACAAGGTGCTGGTGGAGCACCTGCAACTGGGCGAGAAAGTCGACAGCCCCGACGCCGTGGACCTGCCGGTGAAGCTGGCGGTGGCCCTGCTCAAGGACGCCAACGGCAACATCGATATCCAGCTACCGGTGGAAGGCGACCTGAACAATCCGCAGTTCAGCGTCATGCCCATCGTCTGGCAGACCCTGCGCAACCTGGTGGTACGCGCGGTCCAGGCACCCTTCAAGTTCATCGCCGGCCTGGCTGGCGGCGAAGGCCCCGACCTGAGCAACGTGGTATTCACCCCCGGCTCGAGCGAGCTGAACTCCACCGCACAGGCCAATCTGGACAAGCTGGCCGACGCGCTCAAGCAGCGCCCGGCGTTGAAGCTGGAGGTCGAAGGCGTCAGCGCGGCCAGCAGCGACGGTCCGCTGCTGGCCAAGAAGCGTCTGCAGGAGGAGTTCCGCAAGAACTACTACAGCATGCTGCAACGCCGGGGCGACAAGGTCCCCAGCGACGCCAGCAAGCTGGAAGTACCTGAAGACCTGCAGCCGGCCTTGCTGGAAGGGATCTACCGCACCCGCCTGAAGAAGCAGCCGCCGGACGAGTGGAAAGAGCTGGGCAAGGACGAACGCACCGCAAAACTGGAACAGGCGGTACTGGCCTCCTGGAGCGACAGCCAACTGCTGCTGCGCAAGCTCGGCCAGGAGCGCGCCACGCAGATCAAGGATTATCTGGTGTCCAAGGGCGGCCTCAGCGACGACCGCGTCTATCTGATCGACGTCAGCCTCGGCGAGGCGGAGAATGGTGGCAACGTGGCCACTCAGCTCCACCTGGACAGTGAATGA
- a CDS encoding DUF2845 domain-containing protein: MKALVACTLLLCAATAQAESMRCGSALINVGDRAWEVEQKCGTPDHRDEVGYTLTGYDHREYRVEEWVYGPRNGTSYILTFEANRLKSIEFKRN; encoded by the coding sequence ATGAAAGCCCTCGTCGCCTGTACGCTGCTGCTCTGCGCGGCCACCGCGCAGGCCGAGAGCATGCGTTGCGGCAGCGCGCTGATCAACGTGGGCGACCGTGCCTGGGAAGTCGAACAGAAGTGCGGCACGCCCGATCACCGCGATGAGGTCGGCTATACCCTGACCGGTTACGATCACCGCGAGTACCGTGTGGAAGAATGGGTCTATGGCCCGCGCAACGGCACGAGCTACATCCTCACCTTCGAAGCCAACCGACTCAAGAGCATCGAGTTCAAGCGCAATTGA
- a CDS encoding DUF2845 domain-containing protein — translation MILRHSLRPALLALLLLTGQSEAASLRCNSKLISTGNLTSEVLDRCGEPADRSFLGYKEVVGDWGQRNEVAVEEWIYGPWNGMLYFVRFEGNRLTTIQSKRGN, via the coding sequence TTGATCCTACGCCATAGCCTACGCCCGGCGCTGCTGGCACTCCTGCTGCTCACCGGGCAGTCCGAAGCCGCCAGCCTGCGCTGCAACAGCAAGCTGATCAGCACCGGCAACCTCACCAGCGAAGTGCTCGACCGCTGCGGCGAGCCCGCCGACCGCTCGTTCCTCGGTTACAAGGAAGTCGTCGGCGACTGGGGGCAGCGCAACGAAGTTGCGGTGGAAGAATGGATCTACGGCCCCTGGAACGGCATGCTGTATTTCGTGCGTTTCGAAGGCAACCGCCTGACCACCATCCAGAGCAAGCGCGGCAACTGA
- a CDS encoding rhomboid family intramembrane serine protease, translating into MVIVPAEHPLDWKKPPVITLLLILLNVLIFFGYQGGDSTRREQAIRVYLEQDLLSRERPLFSATLERRERIAADQRQAVEALPRQQLAWLILSDLEFGHELRSLPAYRQDAAWQASRAQAEGARDRLSSLRFGFVPARFTVEGLFGSMFLHGDFWHLAGNMVFLFIFGFALEIALGRWMYLGLYLFSGLCSGLLWWALDPAWIPGVGASGAISGLMGMYIGVYGLRRIRFFYWLGPLLGYFTAPALWILPLWLGKELFGLLRAADHVNYYAHIGGLASGFIAVWLPRQLGGLKVDHAYLDKEDPDAPFKRALNSLDQQIGRFALDQAAARGAELLVLYPGRILLIERLYGVAKARQDRALMGTVLKQLFALPCGPEADRLVRRLADESGAADQHLLSHPAIQLHLLRRLLLLDEPVRALACWRRLAASGQRPEPLPSLTLQLAKRLNPQQDARTIAEMTRFLRQHFPDVDPTRQIVLYQQHLSPRTP; encoded by the coding sequence ATGGTCATCGTACCCGCCGAACACCCGCTGGACTGGAAGAAGCCTCCGGTCATCACGCTGCTGCTGATCCTGCTCAACGTCCTCATCTTCTTCGGCTACCAGGGTGGCGACAGCACCCGGCGCGAGCAGGCCATCCGGGTCTACCTCGAACAAGACCTGCTGAGCCGCGAGCGGCCACTGTTCAGCGCCACCCTGGAACGCCGCGAGCGTATCGCGGCGGACCAACGCCAGGCGGTGGAGGCCCTGCCCCGCCAACAACTGGCCTGGCTCATCCTCAGCGACCTGGAATTTGGCCACGAACTGCGCAGCCTGCCGGCCTATCGCCAGGACGCGGCCTGGCAAGCCTCACGCGCCCAGGCGGAAGGCGCACGGGACCGCCTGAGCAGTCTGCGCTTCGGCTTCGTGCCGGCGCGCTTCACCGTCGAAGGCTTGTTCGGTTCAATGTTCCTCCACGGCGACTTCTGGCACCTGGCCGGCAACATGGTGTTCCTGTTCATCTTCGGTTTCGCCCTGGAAATCGCCCTGGGCCGCTGGATGTACCTGGGCCTGTACCTGTTCTCCGGGCTGTGTTCGGGCCTGCTCTGGTGGGCGTTGGACCCGGCCTGGATACCCGGTGTCGGCGCCTCCGGCGCGATCTCCGGGCTGATGGGCATGTACATCGGCGTCTACGGCCTGCGGCGTATCCGTTTCTTCTACTGGCTGGGCCCCTTGCTCGGCTATTTCACTGCCCCTGCGCTGTGGATACTGCCGCTGTGGCTGGGCAAGGAGCTCTTCGGCCTGCTGCGCGCGGCGGATCACGTCAACTACTACGCGCACATCGGCGGCCTGGCGTCGGGATTCATCGCCGTCTGGCTGCCCCGTCAACTGGGCGGCCTGAAGGTCGATCACGCCTACCTCGACAAGGAAGATCCCGACGCCCCGTTCAAGCGTGCCCTGAACAGCCTGGACCAGCAGATCGGTCGTTTCGCGCTCGATCAGGCAGCCGCACGCGGAGCCGAACTGCTCGTGCTCTACCCCGGCCGGATATTGCTGATCGAGCGCCTTTACGGGGTCGCCAAGGCGCGCCAGGACCGCGCACTGATGGGCACAGTGCTCAAGCAGCTCTTCGCCCTGCCCTGCGGCCCGGAAGCCGACAGGCTGGTTCGCCGATTGGCCGACGAGAGTGGCGCGGCCGACCAGCACCTGCTCAGCCATCCAGCCATCCAGTTGCACCTGCTGCGCAGACTACTGCTGCTCGACGAACCGGTACGCGCACTCGCCTGCTGGCGCAGGCTGGCTGCGTCCGGGCAGCGCCCCGAACCGCTGCCGTCACTGACCCTGCAGTTGGCCAAGCGCCTGAACCCGCAGCAGGACGCCCGCACCATCGCCGAGATGACACGCTTCCTGCGCCAGCATTTCCCGGACGTCGATCCGACCCGGCAGATCGTCCTCTACCAGCAGCACCTGAGTCCCCGCACACCCTGA
- a CDS encoding BON domain-containing protein, whose translation MKQRFSKLTLAAAIATALSFSFAHSVFAQPTTLAANDTVQKTEEAVSDTWITSKVKSMLIASKDISGTNIKVETNQGVVSLSGNVKTDAERELAIKTAQDIKGVKAVSADGLKSGE comes from the coding sequence ATGAAACAACGCTTCAGCAAACTGACCCTTGCCGCCGCCATCGCAACCGCCTTGAGCTTCTCGTTCGCCCACTCGGTGTTCGCCCAGCCGACGACGCTGGCCGCGAACGATACGGTCCAGAAGACCGAAGAGGCGGTTTCCGACACCTGGATCACCAGCAAAGTGAAATCCATGCTGATCGCCAGCAAGGACATCAGCGGCACCAACATCAAGGTCGAAACCAACCAGGGCGTGGTTTCCCTTTCCGGTAACGTCAAGACCGATGCCGAGCGAGAGCTGGCCATCAAGACCGCCCAGGACATCAAGGGCGTCAAGGCTGTTTCCGCCGATGGACTGAAGTCGGGCGAATAG
- a CDS encoding DUF4013 domain-containing protein, producing the protein MDKRYCHYHSAQPATWHCQPCERHYGDCCVPLNADAPEYAPVCPLCRGGLRFLGAANTAQPFWERLPRFFAYGLQSGPLAFSALLALACVFMPSVLLLWLLLFAVATKYLHSVIEAASFGSQDAPSLAEAFRLDSLRAFFQQLAVFVIVLLLLWLAADFHSEAIYWGVNVALMLALPASIIRLSLDKSLGSALSPAEIGQVISAMGWRYLILCVFLFILWQSPSYVGWFLSQGLPRVVMVPVVALLSGYFGVVMCAMMGYAVFQYQGELGYVMAGDETPAGFAAPEWRRRKALAEAEVRVKEGQSGAALEILLEALREGAQDLKLNERYHQLLFSVNARSECLKHLPHYLPLAVRLNTPLAATAFLNARQLQEDYLPDDPLVCERVAEVLLERHKAREALSLLRNLHKRFPDYPGVPRAYLLAARGFSEELGQVEPARQLLAFIRQRYPAFEQMNEVVQLEAVLANLGKSV; encoded by the coding sequence ATGGACAAGCGTTACTGCCACTACCACAGCGCCCAGCCCGCGACCTGGCACTGCCAGCCGTGCGAGCGTCATTACGGGGACTGCTGCGTGCCGCTGAACGCCGATGCGCCGGAGTATGCGCCGGTCTGTCCGCTCTGCCGGGGGGGCCTGCGGTTCCTTGGCGCCGCCAATACCGCCCAGCCATTCTGGGAGCGTCTGCCCCGCTTCTTCGCCTATGGCCTGCAGAGTGGTCCTCTGGCGTTTTCCGCGTTGCTGGCGTTGGCGTGCGTCTTCATGCCCAGCGTTCTGCTGCTCTGGCTGTTGCTGTTCGCCGTGGCGACCAAGTACCTGCACAGCGTGATCGAGGCCGCCAGTTTCGGCAGCCAGGACGCGCCGAGCCTGGCCGAGGCGTTCCGCCTGGACAGCCTGCGAGCGTTCTTCCAGCAACTGGCGGTGTTCGTCATCGTGCTGCTATTGCTCTGGCTGGCGGCGGACTTCCACAGCGAGGCGATCTACTGGGGCGTGAATGTCGCGCTCATGCTGGCCTTGCCGGCGAGCATCATTCGCCTGTCCCTGGACAAGAGCCTGGGCTCCGCGCTGAGCCCGGCGGAGATCGGCCAGGTCATCAGTGCTATGGGCTGGCGCTACCTGATCCTGTGCGTGTTCCTGTTCATTCTCTGGCAGTCGCCCAGCTATGTCGGCTGGTTCCTGTCGCAGGGTTTGCCACGGGTGGTGATGGTGCCGGTGGTGGCCTTGCTCAGCGGTTATTTCGGCGTGGTGATGTGCGCCATGATGGGGTATGCGGTGTTCCAGTATCAGGGCGAGCTGGGCTACGTGATGGCCGGTGACGAAACCCCGGCAGGTTTTGCCGCGCCGGAGTGGCGTCGGCGCAAGGCGCTGGCCGAGGCGGAGGTTCGGGTCAAGGAAGGGCAGAGCGGCGCCGCGCTGGAGATACTGCTGGAGGCGCTGCGCGAAGGCGCCCAGGACCTCAAGCTCAATGAGCGTTATCACCAGTTGTTGTTTTCGGTGAATGCTCGCAGCGAATGCCTCAAGCACCTGCCCCATTACCTGCCGTTGGCGGTTCGTCTCAACACGCCCCTGGCGGCGACAGCGTTCCTCAATGCTCGCCAGTTGCAGGAGGACTACCTGCCGGACGATCCGCTGGTCTGCGAGCGCGTCGCCGAGGTGCTGCTGGAGCGGCACAAGGCGCGGGAAGCGCTGAGCCTGCTGCGCAATCTGCACAAGCGCTTCCCGGATTATCCGGGAGTGCCCCGCGCCTATTTGCTGGCGGCCCGGGGCTTTTCCGAGGAACTTGGACAGGTCGAACCGGCCAGGCAGTTGCTGGCGTTCATTCGCCAGCGCTACCCGGCATTCGAGCAGATGAATGAGGTCGTGCAACTGGAGGCGGTGTTGGCGAACCTCGGCAAAAGCGTCTGA
- the pnp gene encoding polyribonucleotide nucleotidyltransferase — protein MNPVTKKFQFGQSTVTLETGRIARQATGAVLVTMDDVTVLCTVVGAKQADPSKSFFPLSVHYQEKTYAAGRIPGGFFKREGRPSEKETLTSRLIDRPIRPLFPEGFMNEVQVVCTVVSTNKKSDPDIAAMIGTSAALAISGIPFAGPIGAARVGFHPEIGYILNPTYEQQQSSSLDMVVAGTSDAVLMVESEADELTEDQMLGAVLFAHEEFQAVIRAVAELATEAGKPSWNWTAPVENTALVNTIKAEFGAAISEAYTVTVKQDRYAALDALREQIVAKFAGEGEGQFSAGEVKDVFGLLEYRTVRENIVNGKPRIDGRDTRTVRPLRIEVGVLGKTHGSALFTRGETQALVVATLGTARDAQLLDTLEGERKDPFMLHYNFPPFSVGECGRMGSAGRREIGHGRLARRSVAAMLPTQDEFPYTIRVVSEITESNGSSSMASVCGASLALMDAGVPVKAPVAGIAMGLVKEGDKFAILTDILGDEDHLGDMDFKVAGTDKGVTALQMDIKINGITEEIMEIALGQALEARLNILGQMNQIIAAPRAELSENAPTMIQMKIDTDKIRDVIGKGGATIRSICEETKASIDIEDDGSVKIYGETKEAAEAAKQRVLGITAEAEIGKIYVGKVERIVDFGAFVNILPGKDGLVHISQISDKRIDKVTDVLQEGQEVKVLVLDVDNRGRIKLSIKDVAAAEASGV, from the coding sequence GTGAACCCGGTAACCAAGAAATTCCAGTTCGGTCAGTCGACCGTAACCCTCGAGACTGGCCGCATCGCCCGCCAGGCCACCGGTGCCGTCCTGGTCACCATGGACGACGTCACCGTGCTCTGCACCGTCGTCGGCGCCAAGCAGGCCGACCCGAGCAAGAGCTTCTTCCCGCTCTCCGTGCACTACCAGGAGAAGACCTACGCAGCCGGCCGCATCCCCGGTGGTTTCTTCAAGCGTGAAGGCCGTCCTTCCGAGAAGGAAACCCTGACCTCGCGCCTGATCGACCGTCCGATCCGCCCGCTGTTCCCGGAAGGCTTCATGAACGAAGTGCAGGTTGTCTGCACCGTCGTTTCCACCAACAAGAAGTCCGATCCGGACATCGCTGCCATGATCGGCACCTCCGCCGCCCTGGCGATCTCCGGCATTCCGTTCGCCGGCCCGATCGGCGCTGCCCGCGTTGGCTTCCACCCGGAAATTGGCTACATCCTCAACCCGACCTACGAGCAGCAGCAGAGCTCCAGCCTCGACATGGTCGTGGCCGGTACTTCCGATGCCGTGTTGATGGTTGAATCCGAAGCCGACGAGCTGACCGAAGACCAGATGCTGGGCGCCGTTCTGTTCGCCCACGAAGAATTCCAGGCGGTCATCCGCGCCGTTGCCGAACTGGCAACCGAAGCCGGTAAGCCGAGTTGGAACTGGACCGCGCCGGTCGAGAACACCGCCCTGGTCAACACCATCAAGGCCGAGTTCGGTGCTGCCATCTCCGAGGCCTACACCGTTACCGTCAAGCAGGACCGTTACGCGGCCCTGGACGCCCTGCGCGAGCAGATCGTCGCCAAGTTCGCCGGCGAAGGCGAAGGCCAGTTCTCCGCGGGTGAAGTCAAAGACGTCTTCGGCCTGCTGGAATACCGCACCGTTCGCGAGAACATCGTCAACGGCAAACCGCGTATCGACGGCCGCGACACCCGCACCGTTCGTCCGCTGCGTATCGAAGTCGGCGTACTGGGCAAGACCCACGGTTCGGCGCTGTTCACCCGTGGCGAAACCCAGGCCCTGGTCGTTGCCACCCTCGGCACCGCCCGTGACGCCCAACTGCTCGACACCCTCGAAGGCGAGCGCAAAGACCCCTTCATGCTGCACTACAACTTCCCGCCGTTCTCGGTGGGCGAGTGTGGCCGCATGGGCAGCGCTGGCCGTCGTGAAATCGGCCACGGCCGTCTGGCCCGTCGCAGCGTCGCTGCCATGCTGCCGACCCAGGACGAGTTCCCCTACACCATCCGTGTGGTTTCCGAGATCACCGAATCCAATGGCTCCAGTTCCATGGCGTCGGTCTGTGGTGCTTCCCTGGCGCTGATGGATGCCGGTGTTCCGGTCAAGGCGCCGGTTGCCGGTATCGCCATGGGTCTGGTGAAGGAAGGTGACAAGTTCGCCATCCTGACCGACATCCTGGGTGATGAAGACCACCTGGGCGACATGGACTTCAAGGTTGCCGGTACCGACAAGGGTGTTACCGCCCTGCAGATGGACATCAAGATCAACGGCATCACCGAAGAGATCATGGAGATCGCCCTGGGCCAGGCCCTGGAAGCTCGCCTGAACATCCTCGGCCAGATGAACCAGATCATCGCCGCTCCGCGCGCCGAGCTGTCGGAAAACGCTCCGACCATGATCCAGATGAAGATCGACACCGACAAGATCCGCGACGTCATCGGCAAGGGCGGCGCCACCATTCGCAGCATCTGCGAAGAGACCAAGGCCTCGATCGACATCGAGGACGATGGCAGCGTGAAGATCTACGGCGAAACCAAGGAAGCTGCCGAGGCCGCCAAGCAGCGCGTCCTGGGTATCACCGCGGAAGCCGAGATCGGCAAGATCTACGTCGGCAAGGTCGAGCGCATCGTCGACTTCGGCGCCTTCGTCAACATCCTGCCGGGCAAGGACGGTCTGGTGCACATCTCGCAGATCAGCGACAAGCGCATCGACAAGGTCACCGACGTTCTGCAGGAAGGCCAGGAAGTCAAAGTCCTGGTCCTCGACGTGGACAACCGTGGCCGCATCAAGCTGTCCATCAAGGACGTAGCCGCTGCTGAAGCCTCCGGCGTGTAA
- the rpsO gene encoding 30S ribosomal protein S15 has protein sequence MALSVQEKAQIVNEYKQAEGDTGSPEVQVALLSANINKLQEHFKANGKDHHSRRGLIRMVNQRRKLLDYLKSKDTSRYSALIGRLGLRR, from the coding sequence ATGGCACTGAGCGTCCAAGAAAAAGCCCAGATCGTTAACGAGTACAAGCAAGCTGAAGGCGACACCGGTTCCCCGGAAGTGCAGGTTGCACTGCTGTCCGCCAACATCAACAAGCTGCAGGAGCACTTCAAGGCCAACGGCAAGGACCACCACTCCCGTCGTGGCCTGATCCGTATGGTTAACCAGCGTCGTAAGCTGCTGGACTACCTGAAGAGCAAGGACACCTCTCGTTACAGCGCCCTGATCGGTCGCCTGGGCCTGCGTCGCTAA
- the truB gene encoding tRNA pseudouridine(55) synthase TruB, which translates to MAQVKRIRRAVNGVLVLDKPRGMSSNQALQKVRWLLNAEKAGHTGSLDPLATGVLPLCFGEATKFSQYLLDADKAYETVAQLGVTTTTGDAEGEVVEQREITVGREAIEAVLPRFRGDIEQVPPMYSALKKDGQPLYKLARAGEVVEREARSVTIARLDLLAFESPCATLAVSCSKGTYVRTLVEDIGRELGCGAHVAALRRTQAGPFQLNQSVTLEELEKVHAEGGNEALDRFLLPVDAGLEHWPLLQLSEHSAYYWLHGQPVRAPEMPKFGMLRVQDHEGRFIGIGEVTEDGRLAPRRLIRS; encoded by the coding sequence GTGGCCCAGGTGAAACGAATCCGCCGTGCGGTCAACGGCGTGTTGGTGCTCGACAAGCCGCGCGGCATGAGCTCCAACCAGGCCCTGCAGAAGGTGCGCTGGCTGCTCAACGCCGAGAAGGCCGGTCATACCGGGAGCCTCGATCCACTGGCCACCGGCGTGCTGCCGCTGTGCTTCGGCGAGGCGACCAAGTTCTCCCAGTATCTGCTGGATGCCGACAAGGCCTATGAGACTGTTGCCCAGCTGGGCGTCACCACCACCACCGGCGATGCCGAGGGTGAGGTGGTCGAGCAGCGTGAAATAACCGTCGGTCGGGAAGCCATCGAAGCCGTGCTGCCGCGCTTCCGCGGCGACATAGAGCAGGTGCCGCCGATGTATTCGGCACTGAAGAAGGATGGCCAGCCGCTGTACAAGCTGGCGCGTGCAGGAGAGGTAGTGGAGCGCGAGGCGCGTTCTGTTACTATTGCGCGCTTGGATTTGCTCGCCTTCGAGTCGCCTTGTGCGACTCTGGCCGTTTCCTGCAGCAAGGGCACCTACGTTCGCACCCTGGTCGAAGACATCGGCCGCGAGCTTGGGTGTGGCGCTCACGTCGCCGCCCTGCGCCGGACCCAGGCCGGGCCGTTCCAGCTGAACCAGTCGGTGACGCTGGAGGAACTCGAGAAAGTCCATGCCGAGGGTGGCAACGAAGCCCTCGACCGCTTCCTGCTGCCGGTGGACGCCGGCCTGGAGCACTGGCCGCTGCTGCAGCTTTCCGAGCACAGCGCCTACTACTGGCTGCACGGGCAGCCGGTGCGCGCTCCCGAGATGCCGAAGTTCGGCATGCTGCGGGTGCAGGATCACGAAGGTCGTTTCATCGGTATCGGTGAAGTGACCGAAGACGGGCGCCTGGCGCCGCGTCGACTGATTCGGTCGTAA
- the rbfA gene encoding 30S ribosome-binding factor RbfA produces MAKEYSRTQRIGDQMQRELALLIQREIKDPRLGLVTITGVDVARDLSHAKVYVTVMGQDDNAEVVKQNTSILNDAAGFLRMQLGKAMKLRTVPQLHFSYDASIRRGAELSALIERAVAEDRRHGGDSEE; encoded by the coding sequence ATGGCCAAAGAATATAGCCGTACCCAGCGTATCGGCGATCAGATGCAGCGCGAACTGGCGCTGCTGATCCAGCGCGAGATCAAGGATCCGCGCCTGGGCCTGGTAACCATCACTGGCGTCGACGTCGCGCGCGATCTGTCCCATGCCAAGGTGTACGTCACCGTGATGGGCCAGGATGACAACGCCGAAGTGGTGAAGCAGAACACCAGCATCCTCAATGATGCCGCAGGTTTCCTGCGCATGCAGTTGGGCAAGGCGATGAAGCTGCGTACCGTTCCGCAGTTGCACTTCAGCTATGACGCCAGCATTCGTCGCGGCGCGGAGCTGTCGGCGTTGATCGAGCGGGCGGTGGCGGAAGATCGCCGCCACGGCGGCGACTCCGAGGAGTAA